The genomic DNA CGTACGGATCTGCACATCCGGCACCACCTGAATAAAACAGGTTCCCAGCGCGCGCCATTGCGCGATTTGACTGTCGCTCATACCCCACAGCGGGTTGCAGCCCCAGGCAATCACGGCAAACTTCGGTCCAATAACCTCATCCAGCAGCACCACTTCACCGTTTTCGCGGGTCACTTTCGGTTGGATAAACATCTTGCCGACCGGTGAATTTTTAGCGTTAGCTTCCAGCAACAGCGCGCCTTCGCGGTACTGCGGCATGGGTTTAAAGCGCATTTCCAGGAAGTAGCGTTTTACCGGTGGAATGTAGTTCAGCAGCCAGGAGATGCCGTCACGCACCGTCCCGTGCCAGCGTTTTGCCGGTGCCAGTACGTTGCCAGCGGTCACCGAGAGATCGATCATGGCTTTGGCATGGTCGCGGCGTTCCTGCTGATACGTGTCCAGCAGCGTCTCGCCCGCTTTGCCGTTGACCACCATCGCCAGCTTCCATGCCAGGTTGAAAGCATCGCGCATACCGCTGTTGTAGCCTTGCCCCTGCCAGACCGGCATGATGTGGGCCGCATCACCGGCCAACAGCACGCGATCGATACGGAAGCGTTCTGCGATACGGGCGTTATGGGTATATACACGCTGGCGAATCAGCTCGACGTTATCCGGATCCGGTAGCACCTGGCTGAGCAGGCGACGCATATTCTCCGGCTCGCTCAACTGGGCTTCGGTTTCGCCCGGCATCACCATAAATTCAAAGCGGCGCACGCCGTGCGGCAGCGCTGCCGACACGTAAGGGCGCACCGGGTCACAGCACAAATAGATGTGCGGCGTAGCCAGCGGGTCATTAGCAATATCAATCACGATCCACTGGTTGGGCGCCGTTTTACCTTCAAACGGTACGTTCAGCGTACGGCGAATAAAGCTGGCGCCACCGTCGCAGGCCACCAGCCAGTTAGCCTGTACGGTTTCACGTTCGCCCTCCGGGCCTTTCAGATTAATGGTGACGGTGTCACCTTTTTGGGTGAACGCCTCCAGTTCACGGGAGAACAGGCAGCGCACGTTCGGGAAACGGCTCAGGCCTTGATACATCACCTCATCGACCTGCGGCTGGATAAACGCGTTGCGGCGCGACCAGCCAAATTCGTCGGTCATCGGCTGGATATCAGCAAAGCAGCGGCCTTTCGGGGTCAGGAAACGCATGGCATGCCACGGCGTCGTGTGTGGCAGCACGTTATCGACCAGCCCGACAGACTGCATGGTGCGCAGCGCTTCATCATCAATGCCGATGGCGCGCGGATAGTCGATTAATTTATCCAGCTTCTCGACAACCAGCACCTCCACGCCCATCTGTCCCAGGTAGTTCGCCATCATCAGCCCTACCGGACCCGCGCCAGCGATAGCGACCTGAACATGGTGTTGTACTGCAGGTTGAATATCCGGATTTGATGTTGTCATCTTCAATACCTCACGAATCGGACCAGCCGGGTTGGTGCTGTTAACGCACATGCTCGACTGTTAATTTGCTGTAAACATATTTTCATAATGAGCGCAGTATATGTCCGGGAATTTAGGCTACAATCAAAACAGACCAGGATGTGCACCAGGTGCACAACGTTGTTTTAGATATAAAAATGTCAGGAAATATGAAGAATAACGAGGCGACCGATTACAAAACCGTGCGGGGATTAACGCGGGGTTTATTGTTACTTAATTTGTTAAATAAATTCGACGGAGGCGCGTCAACCGCGACGCTGGCGGAGTTTAGCGGCCTGCACCGCACCACCGTACGCAGGCTGCTGGAGACCCTTCAGGAGGAGGGGTACGTGCGGCGCAGTTTGTCAGACGATAGCTTCCGTTTGACGATGAAAGTGCGGCAGTTAAGTGAGGGATTTCGTGACGAACATTGGATTTCTGCACTTGCAACGCCGCTACTTGGAGAATTATTGCGCGAGGTCATTTGGCCCACCGATTTAACCACGCTCGACGTTGATGCCATGGTCGTACGGGAAACCACCCACCGTTTTAGTCGCCTCTCCTTCCACCGCGCCATGGTGGGCCGACGCCTGCCGCTGCTGTTGACCGCGTCTGGCCTGACGTGGCTGGCTTTTTCGCCCGAGCATGAGCGTCAGCCCATTATTGAAATGCTGGCCGCCCGCCCGGAAGAGGAATACCAACTGGCCCGCGAGCCGGAAAAACTGCACGCGATACTCGAACGTACGCGGAAAAACGGCTACGGCGAAAACTTTCAGGGCTGGCAGCTGGAGCAAAAAATCGCCTCCATCGCCGTACCGGTACGAAGCCAGGCGCGGGTTATCGGCTGCCTGAATCTGGTCTATATCGCGAAGGCGATGACCATTGAGCAAGCGGCGGAAAAGCATCTGGCGGCGCTACAGCGCGTGACCCGGCAGATTGAAGAACGCATGGAAGAGGAAGAAATTTTCTTCGAACATCGTTAGCCCACGGCGTGATTTTCGCGGTTTGCGTATAAGTCTTATCGCCGCGACGCCGTTTTTCTCTTCATCGCTTATTTTTATTATCCGGGTAAGACAAATCAGACCTGGAGCCATGATGAAAGCCTTTGCCATTACCAGAGCCGCCGCAGACGGCAGCAACATTCCGTTTATTCAAGAGATTTCCCTGCCCGTTCCACAAGCTGCGGGCCACGACCTGCTGGTGGAGATCAAAGCGATTTCCGTCAACCCCGTCGATGCTAAAGTGCGCGCCGGTTTTTCAGGCGAGACGCCGCGCGTGCTCGGCTGGGATGCCGTTGGCGTCGTCAAAGCCGTCGGCGAACGTGTGACCCTTTTCACCCCCGGCGATGAAGTCTGGTATGCCGGCGCACTCGGTCGTCCTGGCAGCAACAGCGAATTTCAGCGGGTGGATGAACGTATCGTCGCACTGAAGCCGCGTACCCTGGATAACGCCGCAGCCGCCGCGCTGCCGCTGACCGCCATTACCGCCTGGGAACTGTTGTTCGACCGTCTGGGCGTTGCCCGCGGCGGCAATGAGGGCGATACGCTGCTCATTGTCGGCGCGGCGGGCGGTGTCGGCTCTATTCTGACTCAGCTTGCCCGTAAACTGACGAACATGACGGTCATCGGTACCGCGTCTCGCCCAGCCAGTCAGCAGTGGGTGCGTGAGGCTGGCGCCCACTATGTTATCGATCACAGTCAACCGCTGAGCGACGAGCTGGCACGCATTGGCGTCCCCGCCGTCACGCACGTTGCCAGCCTGAATAATACGGCAGAACACTATTTAGAGCTTATTAACGTGCTGGCCCCACAGGGAAAACTGGCGCTCATTGATGACCCGGAGCACCTCGACGTGGTGCCGCTGAAGCTAAAAAGTCTTTCGCTGCACTGGGAGTTTATGTTCACCCGTTCAATGTTTGAGACCAAAGACATGGATGCACAGCACCGTTTACTGTCTGAAGTGGCGACGCTGATAGATACTCAGGTTATTCGCACCACGCTGGGCGAGCATTACGGCGTGATTAACGCTGAAAACCTGCAACGGGCGCACGCTCAGCTCGAAACCGGCCGCGCGGTTGGAAAAATCGTGCTGGAGGGGTTTTAGGATGATCGCGATACTTGCCGTGCTGAAGGCCCAACCGGGAAAAACGCAGGCGCTGCGCGAGGCGCTAAGCGCTCTGCTGCGACCCACGCGTGAGGAGCCAGGCAACCTCGAGTACGCGCTGTTTCAACGGCGCGATGAACCAGAGACATTTTACATGCACGAGCGCTGGCGCGACCAGGCTGCGCTGGACCATCATGTATCGCAGGCGCACTTTCAGGCGTTTGTTGGGCAAATGGATACTCTGCTGGCCGAGCCGCTACGGCTGGAATATTTAACGCCGATCGAGGCGTAAGTGCGTTAAGACTGATGACCACGTCCGAAAGCCCGATGGCGCTACGCTTATCAGGCCTACGTGGATGGCGTCACTGATTGAAATCGACATCCGTTATAGGCCAGATAAGTCGCTTGCGACGCCATCCGGCACAGCGCGGGCTGGTTTGTGAGCCATCTGAACGCGCTCCCCACAGGGAAGCGCGTTTTGCCTGAGGGCTTATACGACTGCCGTCGTCAGCCGCGAGGAGCAGCAAAGCCGCCCTTCATCGTCGAAGATTTCAATCTGCCAGACCTGATGGCGCCGCCCGGCATGCAGCGCTTTGCACACTCCGCGTACCCGCCCGCTGCGCGCAGAGCGGATATGGTTGGCATTCACCTCCAGCCCCACCACCCGCTGATCGCCCTCCGTACACAGATATCCAGCCACCGACCCGAGGGTTTCAGCCAGCACCACCGACGCGCCGCCATGCAGCAGGCCAAACGGCTGATGAGTACGGTGGTCTACCGGCATGGTGGCTTCCAGCGAATCGTCGCCAATACTGTCGAACTGAATATCCAGCAGCCCGACCATATTGCCTTCGCCCATCGCGTTCAATGCCTCCAGCGTGGTTTGCCGTCTCCAGATCATCCGATAATCTCCAGTAAAGCCTGCAGGGGATGGCGTACGCCGTTACCTTCAACGCGCTTCACCTGGCTGCGGCAGGAATAGCCGGTTGCCAGACAGCGGTTGCGCGGCAGGCGCTGCATCGCCTGCTGCCACGATAGCTCATAAATGCCCAACGAATTGGCGTGATTCTTCACTTCATGGCCGTAGGTGCCCGCCATACCGCAGCAGCCGACGCTAACGTTCTCAAGCGTGGCGCCAAAGCGCGCAAAGATAGACGCCCACTGTTTCGGTGCCGTCGGCAGCGCGGTCACTTCCGTGCAGTGGCCGAACAGATACCAGGCCTCACCCGACGGCGGCGGGCTTTCACGTTGTGCCAGCGCCTGCGGCAGCCATTCGTGCACCAGCATCACGTTGAAGTCGCCGCGTTTGTCGCCCAGAACCTGGTTGTATTCGTCGCGATAGCACAGCACCAACGCTGGATCGACGCCTACCATCGGCATCCCCAGCGCCGCCACCCGGTTCAGGTAGTCGGCGGTTTTCTGCGCCGTTTTGGTGAAACGGGTAACAAAGCCTTTAATATGCTGTGCCTTACCGTTCGGTGAAAACGGCAGCAGCACCGGCTGGTAGCCAAGCTTGTCGATGAGCCGGACAAAATCGGCCACTACCTGAGCATCGTAATAGCTGGTGAAGGGATCCTGTACAACCAGCACAGTCTGCGCTTTTTGCGCCGGAGTGAGCGTTTCCAACTGCTCCAGCGTCATATTGGCAGAACGGTGCGTCACCATCTGCTTTTGCAGCGACGGCGCGGAAAGCAGCGGCAGATCGACCATGCCGATGTGTTTTTCCGACAGCTTACGCACCAGCGGCTGGCTCATAAAGAAGTTAAAGGTTTTCGGCGCGCGGGCCATCAGCGGCGCGTAGCTTTCCACCGTCGCGACCAGATGATCGCGCACCGGGCGCAGATAGCGCGTGTGGTAGAGCTGCAGGAAGCGGGAGCGAAACTCCGGCACGTCGATTTTAATCGGGCACTGGGTTGAACAGGCTTTGCAGGCCAGACAGCCGGACATGGCCTCTTTAACCTCATGCGAAAAATCATACTCGCCCTTGCGCGCATGCCAGCTATTACGGGTGCGCTCGACCAGCGCACGCAGGCTGGCGCGTTTCTCCGGAAGCTCTTTTTCCAGCAGCAGCGGATCGACGCCGCGGTCGGCCAACAGGCGCAGCCATTCGCGCACCAGGGTCGCACGGCCTTTTGGCGAGTGCATCCGGTTGTTGGTGATCTTCATCGACGGGCACATTGGGCTTTTAGCGTCAAAGTTGAAGCACAGACCGTTGCCGTTACACTCCATCGCGCCACGCCACGCCGAACGCACGGTGACCGGAATTTGCCTGTCGAAAGTGCCGCGCTTCACCGCATCGACTTTCATCATTGGCGCATCAATACCTTCCGGCGGGCAGATTTTGCCCGGGTTCAGGCGGTTGTCCGGGTCAAATGCTGCTTTCACCTTCCGCAGTTCGCCGTACAGCTGCTCGCCGAAGAAGGCGGGACTGTACTCGGCGCGGAACCCTTTACCGTGCTCGCCCCACAGCAGACCGCCGTATTTCGCGGTCAGCGCCACCACCTCATCGGAGATCGTCTTCATCAGAATCTCCTGCTGCGGGTCGCACATATCCAGCGCTGGACGCACATGCAGTACGCCCGCATCCACGTGGCCAAACATGCCGTAGCTCAGGCCGTGGCTATCGAGCAGCGCGCGGAACTCAACGATATAGTCCGCCAGATGCTCCGGCGGCACGCAGGTATCTTCGGCAAAGGGAATCGGCTTGGCCGCGCCTTTTGCATTACCAAGCAGGCCGACGGCCTTTTTACGCATAGCATAGATACGTTCGATACCGTCCAGTTCGTTACAGCGCTGCCAGCCAATCACGCCGCCTTCTTGCTGGCTGATGAGTTCATCCAGACGCTGGCACAGTGCGCTGACCTGGCCTTCGATCAGCGCATCGTCATCACCGGCGAACTCCACGATATTGAGCCCGAGCATGTCTTTGTCGGGAACGTCGGTAATCAGTTCATTCACCGAATGCCAGACGATGTCTTCCCGCGCGAGGTTCAACACCTTAGAGTCAACGGTTTCAACCGACAGCGCGCGCGCTTCTACCATAAACGGCGCGTTGCGCAGCGCCGAGTCGAAGGAGTCGTATTTAATGTTGACCAGCCGGCGCACCTTCGGCAACGGCGTAATGTCCAGACGCGCTTCGGTAATAAACGCCAGCGTCCCTTCCGAACCGGTAAGAATGCGGGTCAGGTCAAACTCGGTCATCTCATCGTTAAAGACGTGACGCAGGTCGTAGCCGGTCAGGAAGCGGTTGAGTTTGGGGAATTTGTCGAGGATCAGCTGGCGGTTTTCGCGACAGCGTTCAAACACGGTGCGATAGATTCGCCCTACCGCCGACTGCTGTTTGGCCAGCGTTTCGGCCAGCGCGATCGGCACCGGTTGAGTATCCAGAATATCGCCGCCCAGCAACACGGCGCGCACGCCCAGCACGTGATCGGAGGTTTTACCGTACACCAGCGAACCCTGCCCGGAGGCGTCGGTATTGATCATCCCGCCCAGCGTTGCACGGTTACTGGTCGACAGTTCAGGCGAGAAAAAGTAGCCATAGGGCTTAAGATATTGATTAAGCTGATCCTTAATCACACCCGCTTCGACGCGCACCCAGCCCTCTTCAGGGTTGATTTCAATGATGCGATTCATATAGCGGGACATATCAATAATGATGCCCTGGTTCAACGACTGCCCGTTAGTGCCGGTGCCGCCGCCGCGCGGGGTGAAAACCAGGGATTGAAAACGTTCTTCCGCCGCCAGACGAGCCAGCAGCGCGACATCGGCGGTGGAGCGCGGGAATACCACCGCATCCGGGAGCAGCTGGTAGATACTGTTATCGGTCGCCATCGTTAGCCTGTCGGCGTAGCGGGTGGCGGTATCGCCGGTAAAACCTTGTTGCTCCAGTGCCTGCAAATAATTCAGCACCAGCTGTACTACGCCGGGTGCCTGGGAAATCTGTGGGATCATTACGCTTGACCCTTTCTGAATGTTGTGTTGTACGCACCGTATGTTGCCGATTTGCGCATTCGCAGCAAACGGCAAAAAGACGGTGTATAAATAATTAATCGTTTGCGTCGTGCCGTTATCGTTTTATCACATTTTTTTCTTATACGCCCGGGAGTTTTTGTCGCAGAATCAGCGCCGGGAATTTATTGATATTGCTATCAATGAACGGATTTACGCTGCGTCAGTCCGCTGACGAGCAACAGAAGGTAAAACGCATTTATGAACACCATCCCTCGGCCTCGTGATATTCCACAAATACTGCTATCGGTGCTGTTTTTAGCGCTGATGATCATCGCCTGTTTATGGATTGTTCAGCCGTTTATTCTGGG from Klebsiella sp. WP3-W18-ESBL-02 includes the following:
- a CDS encoding bifunctional 3-(3-hydroxy-phenyl)propionate/3-hydroxycinnamic acid hydroxylase, with product MTTSNPDIQPAVQHHVQVAIAGAGPVGLMMANYLGQMGVEVLVVEKLDKLIDYPRAIGIDDEALRTMQSVGLVDNVLPHTTPWHAMRFLTPKGRCFADIQPMTDEFGWSRRNAFIQPQVDEVMYQGLSRFPNVRCLFSRELEAFTQKGDTVTINLKGPEGERETVQANWLVACDGGASFIRRTLNVPFEGKTAPNQWIVIDIANDPLATPHIYLCCDPVRPYVSAALPHGVRRFEFMVMPGETEAQLSEPENMRRLLSQVLPDPDNVELIRQRVYTHNARIAERFRIDRVLLAGDAAHIMPVWQGQGYNSGMRDAFNLAWKLAMVVNGKAGETLLDTYQQERRDHAKAMIDLSVTAGNVLAPAKRWHGTVRDGISWLLNYIPPVKRYFLEMRFKPMPQYREGALLLEANAKNSPVGKMFIQPKVTRENGEVVLLDEVIGPKFAVIAWGCNPLWGMSDSQIAQWRALGTCFIQVVPDVQIRTPQDNFTGVIRLGDSQNRLKTWFAAQNASLVVVRPDRFVAALAIPQTLNTTLDQLAQAMALTPATSGLAEEKVA
- a CDS encoding DNA-binding transcriptional regulator; translated protein: MKNNEATDYKTVRGLTRGLLLLNLLNKFDGGASTATLAEFSGLHRTTVRRLLETLQEEGYVRRSLSDDSFRLTMKVRQLSEGFRDEHWISALATPLLGELLREVIWPTDLTTLDVDAMVVRETTHRFSRLSFHRAMVGRRLPLLLTASGLTWLAFSPEHERQPIIEMLAARPEEEYQLAREPEKLHAILERTRKNGYGENFQGWQLEQKIASIAVPVRSQARVIGCLNLVYIAKAMTIEQAAEKHLAALQRVTRQIEERMEEEEIFFEHR
- a CDS encoding zinc-binding alcohol dehydrogenase family protein, with translation MKAFAITRAAADGSNIPFIQEISLPVPQAAGHDLLVEIKAISVNPVDAKVRAGFSGETPRVLGWDAVGVVKAVGERVTLFTPGDEVWYAGALGRPGSNSEFQRVDERIVALKPRTLDNAAAAALPLTAITAWELLFDRLGVARGGNEGDTLLIVGAAGGVGSILTQLARKLTNMTVIGTASRPASQQWVREAGAHYVIDHSQPLSDELARIGVPAVTHVASLNNTAEHYLELINVLAPQGKLALIDDPEHLDVVPLKLKSLSLHWEFMFTRSMFETKDMDAQHRLLSEVATLIDTQVIRTTLGEHYGVINAENLQRAHAQLETGRAVGKIVLEGF
- a CDS encoding putative quinol monooxygenase, producing MIAILAVLKAQPGKTQALREALSALLRPTREEPGNLEYALFQRRDEPETFYMHERWRDQAALDHHVSQAHFQAFVGQMDTLLAEPLRLEYLTPIEA
- the menI gene encoding 1,4-dihydroxy-2-naphthoyl-CoA hydrolase, translating into MIWRRQTTLEALNAMGEGNMVGLLDIQFDSIGDDSLEATMPVDHRTHQPFGLLHGGASVVLAETLGSVAGYLCTEGDQRVVGLEVNANHIRSARSGRVRGVCKALHAGRRHQVWQIEIFDDEGRLCCSSRLTTAVV
- a CDS encoding FAD-binding and (Fe-S)-binding domain-containing protein, coding for MIPQISQAPGVVQLVLNYLQALEQQGFTGDTATRYADRLTMATDNSIYQLLPDAVVFPRSTADVALLARLAAEERFQSLVFTPRGGGTGTNGQSLNQGIIIDMSRYMNRIIEINPEEGWVRVEAGVIKDQLNQYLKPYGYFFSPELSTSNRATLGGMINTDASGQGSLVYGKTSDHVLGVRAVLLGGDILDTQPVPIALAETLAKQQSAVGRIYRTVFERCRENRQLILDKFPKLNRFLTGYDLRHVFNDEMTEFDLTRILTGSEGTLAFITEARLDITPLPKVRRLVNIKYDSFDSALRNAPFMVEARALSVETVDSKVLNLAREDIVWHSVNELITDVPDKDMLGLNIVEFAGDDDALIEGQVSALCQRLDELISQQEGGVIGWQRCNELDGIERIYAMRKKAVGLLGNAKGAAKPIPFAEDTCVPPEHLADYIVEFRALLDSHGLSYGMFGHVDAGVLHVRPALDMCDPQQEILMKTISDEVVALTAKYGGLLWGEHGKGFRAEYSPAFFGEQLYGELRKVKAAFDPDNRLNPGKICPPEGIDAPMMKVDAVKRGTFDRQIPVTVRSAWRGAMECNGNGLCFNFDAKSPMCPSMKITNNRMHSPKGRATLVREWLRLLADRGVDPLLLEKELPEKRASLRALVERTRNSWHARKGEYDFSHEVKEAMSGCLACKACSTQCPIKIDVPEFRSRFLQLYHTRYLRPVRDHLVATVESYAPLMARAPKTFNFFMSQPLVRKLSEKHIGMVDLPLLSAPSLQKQMVTHRSANMTLEQLETLTPAQKAQTVLVVQDPFTSYYDAQVVADFVRLIDKLGYQPVLLPFSPNGKAQHIKGFVTRFTKTAQKTADYLNRVAALGMPMVGVDPALVLCYRDEYNQVLGDKRGDFNVMLVHEWLPQALAQRESPPPSGEAWYLFGHCTEVTALPTAPKQWASIFARFGATLENVSVGCCGMAGTYGHEVKNHANSLGIYELSWQQAMQRLPRNRCLATGYSCRSQVKRVEGNGVRHPLQALLEIIG